TATGGCTTTGCAAGCCAATACTTCAGCGGGTGGAATTTCTCTTAATGATCCAGTTGTTAGGCCTATGACCAATTACTTGTCCCAAGTCCGTCAAACATGGCTTCTTGCCACTCCAACTCTAATCTAATTCATTCTTAGTTGTTCAACATGGAATTTGTTGCATCTAGCAAAAGATCATGGTTGGCTTCACCCTATGAAGCACAGGTACTCCAAAAATGTTGCCGCACGAGTACCGGGTACGGCATAATCCATACCCGGTACGTTTTGGTGTCCGGGTATAGCGCCAGTACACCATGGGTATGGGATGGGTATGTCGATGGGTACGACACCAGTACACCTATTCTCTTTATTATTCTATATTACTTTCTGTTATATGTACTAGATACTTGTTaatgttaaaaaatatttttgctcTCTCAttcttatttcatattttttatttatctttactaaactttcttatttcaaaaaaaccaaTTTAAAGTACCCACAAAAAACCGAGAAGAAAAAATCTATAAGGAAAGTATAACTTTAATAAGTGGAGGTGGGACGTCCATGAATGAATAAGGCCATGTTTTTCAGTAGCATGCTATAAATATAAAAGAATATTGGCGTACCCTTGCTTTAGCCGAACCCTAcatttttggggttttgccgtaTCCCGTACACCCAGACCTGTGCTTCATTGGCTACACCTCATCTTGTCCTACATTACCACTTCTTCATGTCCATGCCCCTCCTTCATAGCTCATTACCACATATCTACTACTTATGTCCAGACTTTGTGGTTGTCAACCTCAATATGGTAGTTGCCATGTAAATTAGCAGTTCGCTGTAAAGTACTTGGGCATTATTCACTCGTTAAAGTGAAGTTGCTAATAGCATGTAAGATATATCTCTTATTTACGTTGAGAAACCTTGATTTTATTGATGTAGCAGCTTTTGTTTTAAGGGTGGTGGTTGCAGTTTTAATTGATTGTTTTGATATGACACCTGCAGAGGTTCCTTCACACAATAAGAACTATTCAAGGATCATTGATAGTCTCTTCTATAATCAATATCCTGATTGGATACGTAAAGGTTTGGGGGAAGTTTACAAGGTAATGTAGTTTGATCTTGTGCATCAACTTTGCACTTGTACTTTCTAGACTTGCATGTTTTTGCATATCAATATTGGCCCGAGAATTTGAACCTCTGAATAAACTGGACCAAAACCCGTTGCCTAGACTTTTGGGAGTCTTCCTCGTCTTTTTgtatgattttcttttgttttcactATTCATCTCCTCAccgtttcattttatttcatttttatttcagGCTCTTCAGTCCTATTGTCATTGTACCAGTGGTATGTGTCGTGGGTCTTGGTCGGTTTGCAATGGGCTTCCCGCAGGTACCTTTTATGAGTCAGCTCTTTCGgtttgcaattttcaaaatctgttttgTAGAACACTTTTTAGAAACTGGTTTTGGAGAAACAAATACTCGTCATTTTCATATCGTATTTTTTTCTTAGAGgacactttttttgtttttagaatttGGAAACTTCCTCCTTTGTCACAAAGATTAGAAGTCTTGGGTTTAAAAAAACCTTCAATCAAccaatttttctgtttttggtaaTGTATTGTAGAAACTAAAACCAAACAGAGATTTAGTTCTTATGACTAGGAAAAAATTCTGAATCGTCTCTTGCaatctttttttggaaaacaattaTGTGACTCCTAATGTCCCATGTACAGCTTGCCAATTGCGTGGAGATTGGTCTGCCGATGCTTATATTACTTGTGGCCTGCCAGGTGATTTGGACATTGTTCTACTGGCAACGATTGATGATTCGTTCTTTATTTAGAATACCTCAGGAAACTGAAAGcgttttctgtttcttttctacAGTATTTGAAGCACGTTCATCCTATTGCTCATGCAGTACTTGAGAAGTTTGCTTTGCTTATCTGCATTGGTTTAGTTTGGGCATATGCTGCCGTTCTCACTGTAGCCGGTTCTTACAACAATGCCAAAACTAATACTCAGCAGAGTTGTCGCGTAGACCGTTCGTATCTTTTGGAATCTGCTCCATGGTACTCTTCAAAATAGGGATTATCCTATTGAGTTTGTCTCTCTTTTGGAGTTCATATGACACCTAAAGTGATGTTTGTGTTCAATATAGGATCAAAATCCCGTATCCTTTCCAGTGGGGTACTCCAATATTCAGAGCAAGTCATGTCTTTGGGATGTTTGGTGCTGCACTTGTTTCAACTGCAGAGGTGCTTCCGGAAAACGATTTAGTAcaatgtatttatttttggtttttgctttGAATTTAAGCAACCTTGTAATTTTTTGATATAAACCTTCTTccaaattgtttttgtttttggaaattcCTGAATCGGTGAAACCATGATCTCCTTCTCCCGGAGGTAATAGGataaagttaatttttgaatttatgtatATTTGATGTTTGGAAATTTGTAGTATAATCCCTTTGGTTGGTCTTTCAGTATCCAGAATATTTCTGAGTTGAAAATTTCTTATACGTGTTTGTAAGGATTGTTTGGGAAAATATCAAATTTTAAGGAAACACCAAAAATATAGTTTTGATTGTCCAAAAACTGTTTCCACTCACAATTAATTACTATATGAGAACGACCGAGTGCTTATTTTCTCAAAAACAGTTTTCCGGTAGGTATTCTTGTAAAGTAAGTTTGACCAGAAACCAAACTTGTTTCCACTTTTAAAATTATGTACTTTGTAGTGCAGTCCACGGGAACGTTCTATGCTACAGCACGGCTTGCAGGTGCTACATTTCCTCCAATTCATGTGATTAACAGAGGCATTGGTCTACAGGTAGACACAAACTACagatatttctttctttccattttcgtttcttctctttttgaccttttcttttAGTGCAACTGGACGATTTTAGGATAATTGAATCACATGATTGTGAATCCACTTTGGGTGCAGGGTATTGGGCAGCTGTTTGATGGGTTATTCGGTGCTGTAGTTGGTACCACTGCTTCAGTGTAAGGATTTGATACATTTCTAGATTCAGATTTATCAGTAATATGCATAAAAAATCATCCTTTATGGTTTATAAAGGGTATTCAAGGTTTTTGTTTACTCTTACACTTGTGTCTAACGCAGTGAAAATGTTGGCCTTCTCGGACTGACTCACGTTGGGAGCAGAAGAGTGGTGCAGATATCAACCGCTTTCATGATCTTTTTCTCCATATTCGGTTTGTTACCGACTTACCGTACCACCATCGCAATTCAAAGTGTCATTAATTTGATCTTATCCACCATCGCAATTCGAAGTGTCATTAATTTGATCTTATGAGTTATGACCAATTTTAAATTTGGGAATCCTATCTTTTCAGGAAAATTTGGAGCCTTTTTTGCAATGATACCTTTGCCAATATTTGCTGCCATGTACTGTGTCCTATGGGGCATTGTTGGTGAGAGTTCATAACTTGACTTCTTTTCGATGTACTTGTCCACTTCATCGTTTATAAAtgttgtgattttgtttttggccTTTGTAAATGATTTATTCTGCAGCTGCTGTTGGGATTTCGTTCATTCAATTTGCAAACACCAATTCCTTGCGAAACATTTACGTTTTGGGCATTTCTCTGTTCCTTGGAATATCAATACCGCAATATTTTACCATGCACACTGATGACGCCGGACATGGACCTCTTAGAACAAGTGCTGGATGGGTAAGCACTATATTGTTCGTcttattataccattttgtcaTCCAATATTTGTTGCTGTGGGGATGATTCTTACGAATTACATGATTCTGTTTGTCGTGAGGAGGTAACAGTGTAAGAGAAGGTAGCAAATGATCAACTGCAAACTTTTAAGAGTTACagataaaaatacaaattttgttGAGTTATTTTACACATCCGAGCTCTGCTCTACTCTACAAGGCGTCCTTAACCTAAGACGACTCTGCCATTTTAAACTTGCCTTTAAGGTGTTCCATTAAGGTGTTCCATctcgagatttttttttttaggtttggaAATTACTAGTAGTTTTTGGGTAAGATGCCCAGATAATTAAAAGATGCCCAGATAACTAAACTCTATGCAAGTTTAATTTTCGGTAAGCAACATCTTCATGTGGTTCTTTGGCTTATTCAACCCGAAAATAATTTGAGTTAATATGCTTGATCTGCCCCTCCCATAAATCCATTAATGGGGGTACTAATTGAGCGTAGTTTCTTTTTTTACCATCTCATTGTTTTACGCAAGGTGCCTGTCTCTGTTGGTGACATGAATTTATGTATCTtgtttttgtgttatttttcttGACAGTTCAACGACATAGTGAACACATTATTCTCCTCGCCTCCTGCCGTGGCGATGATTGTCGGAACGCTGCTGGATAACACTCTCGATGCACACAAAAACCGGAACGAGAGGGGGATTCCATGGTGGACTCCATTCCAGAACAGGAAGGGAGATAGCAGAAATGAAGAGTTCTACAGTTACCCTATTAGAATGCATGAGTGGATCCCTAGTAGGTTTCTTTAGAACACTTTTGACACTTTTACATGCCTGTACAGTACTTGTGTAAAATTACCCAAGTGTGTTTTATTTTAGAACACTTGACACTTTTACATGCCTGTACAGTACTTGTGTAAATTACCCCAAGTGTGTTTTATTTGCTGAGAGGCGGAATTCCAAGCGAGATATAAAGGGCTGTAGTTGTTCGTGTATTTCGACTGTTTTGGAGCAGATTGTGGAATAGATTGTCAAAAATGCACCATTGAACTGGAGAatgcaaaattcaaaaacattctgatcgtaattttttttttcacaaagtTTATTTTGCAAATATTATTCAAACACTTTTATGGATTCTCATTATATTCAACAGCTTGTAATCTACCATTCAGAATCTGAAAAATACTTTGCTCTCAAGTACACTTCCAACTCCATGAATTCACAAATTGGGTGAGTTCATGcttatattatttatatttttcgtTTCGGTATTTCTGTTGTATTTTCTGGAATTTTGTGGAATACAcgttttggatttttgtttttgtttaattatccatctcgacgagaggagtctGAAAggtggtaaaaaaaattatggtgaaaagaaaaaaattcattaaagacgaaaaaatactCCTTCTGTCCCACTGGTCTTGTATctcattttgggatgtcccaaaataattGACCATGTCGAAAagttaaattaaaaaaaaagaaaaattttaaaccAACTATCCCTCATTATTGATTAAAAAAGCACTCCAATGAACGGGAATAAGGGGTAACATTGAAAACCTCGGGGAATAAGGGGTAGTTTTTAATGTCGTCTTACATGAATTTGTTTCAATTTTGGTTCACATTTTTgtactacttttttttatttctcttacTGAGGGTAAggattattttcaaaaattatgacgGAAGGCTAAACAAAAACTACGGAAAAATAAGTttgtcaaaaaca
The sequence above is drawn from the Rhododendron vialii isolate Sample 1 chromosome 6a, ASM3025357v1 genome and encodes:
- the LOC131331139 gene encoding nucleobase-ascorbate transporter 3 isoform X2, which produces MNRSQIIFLNSPIFVSLLPKDKDLIFLRISLAAIHSKQSNRKDEKKNREILESAKIMVETGNHQHQPPPVAIAAPPLQQPLGGGKGPVYGPTEQLTQLHYCIHSNPSWPRAVLLAFQHYIVMLGTTVMIATYLVPRMGGTNGDKARVIQALLFTSGINTLFQTWIGTRLPTVMGPSFSYVLPVLSIIKDYFDNNNFTSEHERFLHTIRTIQGSLIVSSIINILIGYVKVWGKFTRLFSPIVIVPVVCVVGLGRFAMGFPQLANCVEIGLPMLILLVACQYLKHVHPIAHAVLEKFALLICIGLVWAYAAVLTVAGSYNNAKTNTQQSCRVDRSYLLESAPWIKIPYPFQWGTPIFRASHVFGMFGAALVSTAESTGTFYATARLAGATFPPIHVINRGIGLQGIGQLFDGLFGAVVGTTASVENVGLLGLTHVGSRRVVQISTAFMIFFSIFGKFGAFFAMIPLPIFAAMYCVLWGIVAAVGISFIQFANTNSLRNIYVLGISLFLGISIPQYFTMHTDDAGHGPLRTSAGWFNDIVNTLFSSPPAVAMIVGTLLDNTLDAHKNRNERGIPWWTPFQNRKGDSRNEEFYSYPIRMHEWIPSRFL
- the LOC131331139 gene encoding nucleobase-ascorbate transporter 3 isoform X3; translated protein: MVETGNHQHQPPPVAPPPMQQPLGGARGPLYAPSEQLLQLHYCIHSNPSWPRAVLLAFQHYIVMLGTTVMIATYLVPRMGGTNGDKARVIQALLFTSGINTLFQTWIGTRLPTVMGPSFSYVLPVLSIIKDYFDNNNFTSEHERFLHTIRTIQGSLIVSSIINILIGYVKVWGKFTRLFSPIVIVPVVCVVGLGRFAMGFPQLANCVEIGLPMLILLVACQYLKHVHPIAHAVLEKFALLICIGLVWAYAAVLTVAGSYNNAKTNTQQSCRVDRSYLLESAPWIKIPYPFQWGTPIFRASHVFGMFGAALVSTAESTGTFYATARLAGATFPPIHVINRGIGLQGIGQLFDGLFGAVVGTTASVENVGLLGLTHVGSRRVVQISTAFMIFFSIFGKFGAFFAMIPLPIFAAMYCVLWGIVAAVGISFIQFANTNSLRNIYVLGISLFLGISIPQYFTMHTDDAGHGPLRTSAGWFNDIVNTLFSSPPAVAMIVGTLLDNTLDAHKNRNERGIPWWTPFQNRKGDSRNEEFYSYPIRMHEWIPSRFL
- the LOC131331139 gene encoding nucleobase-ascorbate transporter 3 isoform X1 translates to MVETGNHQHQPPPVAIAAPPLQQPLGGGKGPVYGPTEQLTQLHYCIHSNPSWPRAVLLAFQHYIVMLGTTVMIATYLVPRMGGTNGDKARVIQALLFTSGINTLFQTWIGTRLPTVMGPSFSYVLPVLSIIKDYFDNNNFTSEHERFLHTIRTIQGSLIVSSIINILIGYVKVWGKFTRLFSPIVIVPVVCVVGLGRFAMGFPQLANCVEIGLPMLILLVACQYLKHVHPIAHAVLEKFALLICIGLVWAYAAVLTVAGSYNNAKTNTQQSCRVDRSYLLESAPWIKIPYPFQWGTPIFRASHVFGMFGAALVSTAESTGTFYATARLAGATFPPIHVINRGIGLQGIGQLFDGLFGAVVGTTASVENVGLLGLTHVGSRRVVQISTAFMIFFSIFGKFGAFFAMIPLPIFAAMYCVLWGIVAAVGISFIQFANTNSLRNIYVLGISLFLGISIPQYFTMHTDDAGHGPLRTSAGWFNDIVNTLFSSPPAVAMIVGTLLDNTLDAHKNRNERGIPWWTPFQNRKGDSRNEEFYSYPIRMHEWIPSRFL